One window of the Camelina sativa cultivar DH55 chromosome 1, Cs, whole genome shotgun sequence genome contains the following:
- the LOC104713353 gene encoding uncharacterized protein LOC104713353 isoform X1, whose protein sequence is MAESKTKLEEIRKWVSDHKLRTVGCLWLSGITGSIAYNWSQPAMKTSVKIIHARKASKFMCVCVGFLFFVSSFCSPGKHIVCSIYNFLHYVLPLSSLSCSHNKFTLLFHSSPGTLMLIITLCSMCVFAMNI, encoded by the exons ATGGCGGAATCAAAGACCAAACTCGAAGAAATCAGAAAATGGGTCTCCGATCACAAGCTCCGTACCGTCG GTTGTTTATGGCTCAGTGGTATCACCGGTTCTATCGCCTATAACTGGTCTCAACCTGCCATGAAAACCAGTGTCAAGATCATCCACGCCag GAAAGCATCGAAATTTATGTGTGTATGTGTGgggtttcttttctttgtttcttcattttgttcACCAGGTAAACATATAGTATGCTCAATTTACAATTTTCTTCATTATGTCTTACCTTTGTCATCGCTTTCATGTTCGCACAACAAATTTACACTTCTGTTCCATTCAAGTCCGGGAACTCTGATGTTGATTATTACACTTTGTTCTATGTGTGTTTTTGCCATGAACATATAA
- the LOC104713353 gene encoding uncharacterized protein LOC104713353 isoform X2 produces MAESKTKLEEIRKWVSDHKLRTVGCLWLSGITGSIAYNWSQPAMKTSVKIIHARLHAQALTLAALAGAAVVEYYDHKTEATNRYPIFLPPENISHKD; encoded by the exons ATGGCGGAATCAAAGACCAAACTCGAAGAAATCAGAAAATGGGTCTCCGATCACAAGCTCCGTACCGTCG GTTGTTTATGGCTCAGTGGTATCACCGGTTCTATCGCCTATAACTGGTCTCAACCTGCCATGAAAACCAGTGTCAAGATCATCCACGCCag GTTGCACGCTCAGGCTCTGACCTTAGCTGCTTTGGCTGGAGCAGCTGTGGTGGAGTACTATGACCACAAAACTGAAGCTACCAACCGATATCCGATATTTCTGCCGCCGGAAAACATATCTCACAAAGACTAA
- the LOC104713445 gene encoding 60S ribosomal protein L22-2-like isoform X1, which produces MRQNPRALCFILPRAKRRRSSPQRVSPSRVCFKRRVEKMSRGSAAVAKGKKKGVSFSIDCSKPVDDKIMEIASLEKFLQERIKVGGKAGALGDSVTITREKSKITVTSDGQFSKRYLKYLTKKYLKKHNVRDWLRVIAANKDRNLYELRYFNIAENEGEEED; this is translated from the exons ATGCGCCAAAACCCTAGAGCCCTTTGTTTCATTCTCCCCAGAGCTAAAAGACGCCGCTCGTCTCCTCAGAGAGTATCACCTTCTAGGGTTTGTTTCAAG AGAAGGGTTGAAAAAATGAGTCGTGGAAGTGCAGCTGTTGCCAAGGGAAAGAAGAAGGGAGTTTCCTTCTCCATTGATTGTTCCAAGCCTGTGGATGACAAGATCATGGAGATTGCTTCCCTTGAGAAGTTCCTTCAGGAGAGGATCAAGGTCGGTGGCAAAGCTGGTGCTCTTGGTGATTCAGTCACAATCACCCGTGAGAAGAGCAAGATCACTGTTACTTCAGATGGCCAATTCTCCAAGAG GTATTTGAAGTACTTGACAAAGAAATACCTCAAGAAGCACAATGTGAGGGATTGGCTCAGAGTGATTGCAGCGAACAAGGACCGTAATCTCTATGAGTTGAGGTACTTCAACATCGCTGAGAACGAGGGAGAGGAGGAAGACTAA
- the LOC104713445 gene encoding 60S ribosomal protein L22-2-like isoform X2 → MAFNRRVEKMSRGSAAVAKGKKKGVSFSIDCSKPVDDKIMEIASLEKFLQERIKVGGKAGALGDSVTITREKSKITVTSDGQFSKRYLKYLTKKYLKKHNVRDWLRVIAANKDRNLYELRYFNIAENEGEEED, encoded by the exons ATGGCGTTTAAT AGAAGGGTTGAAAAAATGAGTCGTGGAAGTGCAGCTGTTGCCAAGGGAAAGAAGAAGGGAGTTTCCTTCTCCATTGATTGTTCCAAGCCTGTGGATGACAAGATCATGGAGATTGCTTCCCTTGAGAAGTTCCTTCAGGAGAGGATCAAGGTCGGTGGCAAAGCTGGTGCTCTTGGTGATTCAGTCACAATCACCCGTGAGAAGAGCAAGATCACTGTTACTTCAGATGGCCAATTCTCCAAGAG GTATTTGAAGTACTTGACAAAGAAATACCTCAAGAAGCACAATGTGAGGGATTGGCTCAGAGTGATTGCAGCGAACAAGGACCGTAATCTCTATGAGTTGAGGTACTTCAACATCGCTGAGAACGAGGGAGAGGAGGAAGACTAA
- the LOC104713587 gene encoding uncharacterized protein LOC104713587 → METQQKTQAENPPKPATSSCRKMAKDDASFLEDVKDHIDEFINASMDDHKNCFNKTIKKMFGLSRAVAEKHEAEAKGVESFLPLQTSVSD, encoded by the exons ATGGAGACGCAGCAGAAAACTCAAGCTGAAAACCCGCCAAAACCGGCCACGTCTTCATGTAGAAAGATGGCAAAGGATGATGCCAGTTTCCTAGAAGACGTTAAGGATCACATCGATGAATTCATCAATGCTTCTATGGATGATCACAAGAACTGTTTCAACAAGACCATCAAGAAG ATGTTTGGATTATCAAGGGCTGTTGCAGAGAAGCATGAAGCTGAGGCTAAAGGAGTCGAGAGTTTTTTGCCTCTTCAGACTTCAGTCTCGGATTAG
- the LOC104713675 gene encoding serine/threonine-protein phosphatase PP1 isozyme 9, with the protein MMTSMEGMMEMGVLDDIIRRLLEGKGGKQVQLSEIEIRQLCVNARQIFLSQPNLLELHAPIRICGDIHGQYQDLLRLFEYGGYPPSANYLFLGDYVDRGKQSLETICLLLAYKIRYPSKIFLLRGNHEDAKINRIYGFYDECKRRFNVRLWKIFTDCFNCLPVAALIDEKILCMHGGLSPELQNLGQIREIQRPTEIPDNGLLCDLLWSDPDQKNEGWTDSDRGISCTFGADVVADFLDKNDLDLICRGHQVVEDGYEFFAKRRLVTIFSAPNYGGEFDNAGALLSVDQSLVCSFEILKPAPASSSNPLKKVPKMGKS; encoded by the exons ATGATGACGAGTATGGAAGGGATGATGGAGATGGGTGTGTTGGATGATATCATTAGGAGATTGTTGGAAGGTAAAGGAGGCAAACAGGTTCAGCTTTCCGAGATCGAGATCCGTCAACTCTGCGTTAACGCCCGTCAAATCTTCCTCTCTCAGCCTAATCTTCTCGAGCTTCATGCCCCCATTCGCATCTGCg GTGATATCCATGGACAGTACCAAGACCTTCTCAGGCTATTCGAATATGGAGGCTATCCTCCTTCTGCAAACTATCTCTTCCTCGGCGATTATGTTGATAGAGGCAAGCAAAGTCTTGAAACCATTTGTTTACTCTTGGCTTACAAAATCCGTTATCCATCCAAGATTTTTCTCTTGAGAGGCAACCATGAAGACGCTAAGATCAACAGGATTTACGGCTTCTATGACGAATGCAAACGGAGATTTAATGTACGTCTTTGGAAGATTTTCACCGACTGCTTCAATTGTTTGCCCGTAGCTGCTCTCATTGACGAGAAGATCCTTTGTATGCATGGTGGCTTGTCACCCGAATTGCAAAACCTGGGGCAGATCCGAGAGATTCAAAGGCCTACTGAGATCCCTGACAATGGTCTTCTTTGTGATTTACTTTGGTCTGATCCTGATCAGAAGAATGAAGGATGGACTGATAGCGACCGAGGTATCTCCTGCACGTTTGGAGCCGATGTTGTCGCTGACTTTTTGGATAAGAATGATCTTGATCTCATTTGCAGAGGCCATCAG GTAGTGGAAGATGGGTATGAGTTTTTCGCAAAACGGAGATTAGTCACAATATTCTCAGCTCCAAACTATGGTGGAGAGTTTGACAATGCCGGTGCATTATTGAGCGTGGATCAATCTCTCGTTTGCTCCTTTGAGATTCTGAAACCGGCTCCAGCTTCTAGCAGTAATCCTCTCAAGAAG GTACCAAAAATGGGGAAGTCTTGA
- the LOC104713824 gene encoding 60S ribosomal protein L18-3-like, whose translation MGIDLIAGGKSKKTRRTAPKSDDVYLKLTVKLYRFLVRRTQSKFNAVILKRLFMSKVNKAPISLSRLVEFMSGKEDKIAVLVGTITDDLRVHEIPAMKVTALRFTERARARIEKAGGECLTFDQLALRAPLGQNTILLRGPKNSREAVKHFGLAPGVPHSDTKPYVRHKGRKFEKARGKRKSRGFKV comes from the exons ATG gGTATCGATTTGATCGCTGGAGGTAAGTCTAAGAAGACCAGAAGGACAGCTCCTAAGTCAGATGATGTCTACCTCAAGCTTACTGTCAAG CTTTACCGGTTTCTGGTAAGGAGAACGCAGAGCAAGTTCAATGCTGTGATTTTGAAGAGGCTTTTCATGAGCAAAGTCAACAAGGCTCCTATTTCTCTATCTAGGCTTGTGGAGTTCATGTCTGGCAAG GAAGATAAGATTGCCGTCTTGGTTGGAACTATAACTGATGATTTGAGGGTACACGAGATTCCAGCAATGAAAGTTACTGCCTTGAGGTTCACAGAGAGAGCAAGGGCTCGCATTGAGAAAGCTGGTGGTGAATGTTTAACCTTTGACCAGCTCGCTCTCAGAGCTCCACTGGGCCAGAACACG ATTCTTCTTAGAGGACCTAAGAATTCACGTGAAGCAGTCAAGCATTTCGGTCTTGCTCCTGGTGTGCCGCACAGTGATACCAAGCCATATGTTAGGCACAAGGGTAGGAAGTTCGAGAAGGCCAGAGGAAAGAGGAAGAGTCGTGGATTCAAGGTTTAA
- the LOC104713919 gene encoding bifunctional epoxide hydrolase 2-like, whose translation MEGIDHRMVSVNGITMHIAENGPKDGPLVLLLHGFPDFWYTWRHQISALSSLDYRTVAPDLRGYGDSDSPESFSEYTCLNVVGDLIALLDSVAGDQEKVFLVGHDWGAIIGWFLCLFRPEKIKGFVCLSVPYIPRNPSVKPVQWFRAVFGDDYYVCRFQEPGKIDGQFARADLRSLLRNIFTGRPLGPSILPKNNPFGENPNPTCENIEFPTWFSKKDLDFYASKFDKTRFTGGLNYYRAIDLSWELTAPWTGAKIQVPMKFMTGDFDMVYTTPGIKEYIHGGGFAAAVPNLQEIVVTEDAGHFVNQEKHQEVTAHINDFFTKLQNKNQSF comes from the exons atgGAAGGTATCGATCATAGAATGGTGAGTGTCAATGGCATAACAATGCACATTGCCGAGAATGGTCCCAAAGATGGTCCCTTAGTGCTTCTCCTCCATGGATTCCCTGATTTCTGGTACACGTGGCGTCATCAGATTAGTGCGTTATCATCTCTAGATTACCGTACTGTAGCTCCAGACCTCCGAGGCTACGGAGACTCTGATTCGCCGGAGTCTTTCTCCGAGTACACGTGTCTTAATGTCGTTGGTGACCTCATAGCTCTTCTTGACAGTGTAGCTGGAGATCAAGAGAAGGTGTTTCTGGTCGGCCATGATTGGGGAGCCATTATCGGATGGTTTCTCTGTCTGTTTCGACCGGAGAAGATTAAGGGCTTTGTCTGTTTGAGTGTGCCGTATATACCAAGAAACCCTAGTGTCAAGCCTGTTCAATGGTTTAGGGCTGTGTTTGGAGATGATTACTACGTTTGTAGATTTCag GAACCGGGGAAGATTGATGGACAGTTTGCGAGGGCAGATCTAAGAAGCCTTCTGAGGAACATCTTCACAGGGAGGCCACTCGGTCCGTCTATTTTACCTAAGAATAATCCCTTTggagaaaaccctaaccctacTTGTGAAAACATTGAATTCCCTACATGGTTTTCTAAGAAGGATCTTGATTTCTACGCCTCCAAATTCGACAAGACAAGATTTACTGGTGGATTGAACTACTACAGAGCCATTGATCT GAGCTGGGAGCTCACTGCACCATGGACCGGAGCTAAGATTCAAGTTCCGATGAAGTTCATGACCGGTGACTTCGATATGGTTTACACCACACCAGGGATTAAAGAGTACATTCACGGTGGTGGATTTGCTGCAGCTGTTCCAAATCTTCAAGAGATAGTGGTAACTGAAGATGCTGGTCACTTCGTTAACCAAGAGAAACATCAAGAGGTCACTGCTCACATCAATGACTTCTTCACCAAACTTCAGAACAAAAACcaaagcttttag
- the LOC104714106 gene encoding probable pectinesterase/pectinesterase inhibitor 21 isoform X2: MSYGYDDDSKRKKRFIVITISSVLLISMVVAVTVGVSLNKGDNDSDGNGEITSSVKAVKDVCAPTDYKKTCEDTLIKNGNNTSDPIELVKTAFKATMKQITDAAKKSQTMMELQKDPRTRMALDQCKELMDYALGELSNSFEELGKFEFHKLDEALINMRIWLSAAISHEETCLEGFQDTKGNAGETMKKALKTAIELTHNGLAIISELSNFVGQMQIPSLNSRRLLAQGIPSWVDQRGRKLLQDAAAYSDAKPDIVVAQDGSGQYTTINDALKFVPKKKNTTFVVHIKAGIYKEYVQVNKSMTHLVFIGDGADKTIISGNKSYKDGITTYRTATVAIVGDYFIAKNIGFENTAGAIKHQAVALRVQSDEAIFFNCRFDGYQDTLYTHSHRQFFRDCTISGTIDFLFGDSAAVFQNCTLLVRKPLPNQACPITAHGRIDPRESTGFVFQGCTIAGEPDYLAVKETSKAYLGRPWKEYSKTIIMNTFIPDFIQPQGWLPWLGDFGLKTLFYSEVKNTGPGAGLANRVTWAGIKTLSDEEVLMFTPAQYIQGDIWVPGKGVPYTPGLLAANPAAATTTPSGSDAPGFSSFGDTSGAGSISPTASPSASPESSVKVDSTESSGAGSISPATSPESSIMVASTERSGAGYISPTASPAASPESSVMMSSTESSISMVSQST, from the exons ATGTCGTACGGATACGACGATGATTCCAAGAGGAAGAAAAGGTTTATTGTCATCACCATCTCCTCTGTTCTTCTGATCTCGATGGTGGTCGCCGTTACCGTTGGCGTCAGCCTCAACAAGGGCGACAATGACTCTGATGGTAACGGAGAGATAACGTCTTCCGTCAAGGCCGTCAAGGATGTTTGTGCACCGACTGATTACAAGAAGACTTGTGAAGACACTCTGATCAAGAACGGGAACAACACCAGCGACCCTATTGAGTTGGTTAAGACTGCGTTTAAAGCTACGATGAAGCAGATCACCGACGCAGCTAAGAAGTCTCAGACGATGATGGAGCTTCAGAAGGATCCGAGGACAAGGATGGCCCTTGATCAGTGCAAGGAGCTGATGGATTACGCGTTGGGCGAGCTTAGTAACTCTTTTGAGGAGCTAGGGAAATTTGAGTTCCACAAGCTCGACGAAGCTTTGATCAATATGAGGATTTGGCTCAGCGCGGCCATCAGCCACGAGGAGACTTGTCTTGAAGGGTTTCAAGACACTAAGGGCAACGCAGGAGAGACGATGAAGAAAGCGTTGAAGACCGCAATCGAGTTGACACATAACGGGCTAGCGATCATCAGCGAATTGTCCAACTTCGTGGGCCAAATGCAGATTCCAAGCCTTAACAGCCGCCGGCTTTTGGCCCAAGGAATCCCTTCGTGGGTAGACCAGCGGGGTCGTAAGCTTTTGCAAGATGCTGCCGCCTATTCCGATGCCAAGCCTGATATCGTGGTGGCTCAGGACGGGAGTGGCCAATACACAACGATCAACGACGCATTGAAGTTTGtcccaaagaagaagaacacgacTTTTGTGGTTCACATTAAGGCTGGAATCTACAAGGAGTATGTTCAAGTCAACAAGAGCATGACGCATCTCGTGTTCATCGGTGATGGTGCCGACAAAACCATCATTTCCGGTAACAAGAGTTACAAGGATGGAATCACCACCTACCGTACCGCCACTGTCG CTATTGTTGGAGACTACTTCATTGCCAAGAACATTGGGTTTGAAAACACCGCTGGGGCAATAAAACATCAAGCTGTTGCGCTTAGGGTTCAATCAGATGAGGCGATATTTTTCAATTGTAGATTCGATGGCTACCAAGACACGCTCTACACTCACTCCCACCGTCAGTTCTTCCGTGATTGTACCATCTCAGGGACCATTGATTTCCTCTTTGGAGATTCAGCTGCTGTATTCCAAAACTGTACTTTGTTGGTGAGGAAGCCACTCCCAAACCAAGCATGCCCGATCACAGCACACGGTCGTATAGACCCAAGGGAATCAACCGGATTTGTGTTCCAAGGGTGCACCATTGCCGGTGAACCAGATTACTTGGCTGTCAAGGAAACCAGCAAAGCCTATCTCGGAAGGCCATGGAAGGAGTATTCAAAGACCATCATCATGAACACTTTCATTCCAGATTTCATCCAGCCACAAGGATGGCTACCATGGCTCGGTGACTTCGGCCTCAAGACATTGTTTTACTCCGAG GTCAAAAACACAGGACCAGGAGCCGGTCTTGCAAATCGGGTTACTTGGGCTGGAATCAAGACATTGAGCGACGAAGAAGTCCTCATGTTCACACCGGCTCAGTACATCCAAGGTGATATTTGGGTTCCAGGCAAAGGTGTTCCGTACACTCCAGGCCTTTTGGCTGCAAACCCGGCAGCCGCAACCACAACCCCTAGCGGCTCAGATGCTCCAGGTTTCTCTTCCTTCGGAGATACAAGTGGGGCTGGCTCGATTTCTCCAACAGCTTCTCCATCAGCTTCCCCTGAAAGTTCAGTTAAGGTGGATTCAACGGAGAGCTCTGGCGCTGGCTCAATTTCTCCAGCAACTTCCCCTGAAAGTTCAATTATGGTGGCTTCAACGGAGCGCTCTGGCGCTGGCTACATTTCTCCAACAGCTTCTCCAGCAGCTTCCCCCGAAAGTTCAGTTATGATGTCTTCAACGGAAAGCTCTATTTCGATGGTATCACAGTCTACCTAA
- the LOC104714106 gene encoding probable pectinesterase/pectinesterase inhibitor 21 isoform X1, giving the protein MSYGYDDDSKRKKRFIVITISSVLLISMVVAVTVGVSLNKGDNDSDGNGEITSSVKAVKDVCAPTDYKKTCEDTLIKNGNNTSDPIELVKTAFKATMKQITDAAKKSQTMMELQKDPRTRMALDQCKELMDYALGELSNSFEELGKFEFHKLDEALINMRIWLSAAISHEETCLEGFQDTKGNAGETMKKALKTAIELTHNGLAIISELSNFVGQMQIPSLNSRRLLAQGIPSWVDQRGRKLLQDAAAYSDAKPDIVVAQDGSGQYTTINDALKFVPKKKNTTFVVHIKAGIYKEYVQVNKSMTHLVFIGDGADKTIISGNKSYKDGITTYRTATVAIVGDYFIAKNIGFENTAGAIKHQAVALRVQSDEAIFFNCRFDGYQDTLYTHSHRQFFRDCTISGTIDFLFGDSAAVFQNCTLLVRKPLPNQACPITAHGRIDPRESTGFVFQGCTIAGEPDYLAVKETSKAYLGRPWKEYSRTIIMNTFIPDFIQPQGWLPWLGDFGLKTLFYSEVKNTGPGAGLANRVTWAGIKTLSDEEVLMFTPAQYIQGDIWVPGKGVPYTPGLLAANPAAATTTPSGSDAPGFSSFGDTSGAGSISPTASPSASPESSVKVDSTESSGAGSISPATSPESSIMVASTERSGAGYISPTASPAASPESSVMMSSTESSISMVSQST; this is encoded by the exons ATGTCGTACGGATACGACGATGATTCCAAGAGGAAGAAAAGGTTTATTGTCATCACCATCTCCTCTGTTCTTCTGATCTCGATGGTGGTCGCCGTTACCGTTGGCGTCAGCCTCAACAAGGGCGACAATGACTCTGATGGTAACGGAGAGATAACGTCTTCCGTCAAGGCCGTCAAGGATGTTTGTGCACCGACTGATTACAAGAAGACTTGTGAAGACACTCTGATCAAGAACGGGAACAACACCAGCGACCCTATTGAGTTGGTTAAGACTGCGTTTAAAGCTACGATGAAGCAGATCACCGACGCAGCTAAGAAGTCTCAGACGATGATGGAGCTTCAGAAGGATCCGAGGACAAGGATGGCCCTTGATCAGTGCAAGGAGCTGATGGATTACGCGTTGGGCGAGCTTAGTAACTCTTTTGAGGAGCTAGGGAAATTTGAGTTCCACAAGCTCGACGAAGCTTTGATCAATATGAGGATTTGGCTCAGCGCGGCCATCAGCCACGAGGAGACTTGTCTTGAAGGGTTTCAAGACACTAAGGGCAACGCAGGAGAGACGATGAAGAAAGCGTTGAAGACCGCAATCGAGTTGACACATAACGGGCTAGCGATCATCAGCGAATTGTCCAACTTCGTGGGCCAAATGCAGATTCCAAGCCTTAACAGCCGCCGGCTTTTGGCCCAAGGAATCCCTTCGTGGGTAGACCAGCGGGGTCGTAAGCTTTTGCAAGATGCTGCCGCCTATTCCGATGCCAAGCCTGATATCGTGGTGGCTCAGGACGGGAGTGGCCAATACACAACGATCAACGACGCATTGAAGTTTGtcccaaagaagaagaacacgacTTTTGTGGTTCACATTAAGGCTGGAATCTACAAGGAGTATGTTCAAGTCAACAAGAGCATGACGCATCTCGTGTTCATCGGTGATGGTGCCGACAAAACCATCATTTCCGGTAACAAGAGTTACAAGGATGGAATCACCACCTACCGTACCGCCACTGTCG CTATTGTTGGAGACTACTTCATTGCCAAGAACATTGGGTTTGAAAACACCGCTGGGGCAATAAAACATCAAGCTGTTGCGCTTAGGGTTCAATCAG ATGAGGCGATATTTTTCAATTGTAGATTCGATGGCTACCAAGACACGCTCTACACTCACTCCCACCGTCAGTTCTTCCGTGATTGTACCATCTCAGGGACCATTGATTTCCTCTTTGGAGATTCAGCTGCTGTATTCCAAAACTGTACTTTGTTGGTGAGGAAGCCACTCCCAAACCAAGCATGCCCGATCACAGCACACGGTCGTATAGACCCAAGGGAATCCACCGGATTTGTGTTCCAAGGGTGCACCATTGCTGGTGAACCAGATTACTTGGCTGTCAAGGAAACCAGCAAAGCCTATCTCGGAAGGCCATGGAAGGAGTATTCTAGGACCATCATCATGAACACTTTCATTCCAGATTTCATCCAGCCACAAGGATGGCTACCATGGCTCGGTGACTTCGGCCTCAAGACATTGTTTTACTCCGAGGTCAAAAACACAGGACCAGGAGCCGGTCTTGCAAATCGGGTTACTTGGGCTGGAATCAAGACATTGAGCGACGAAGAAGTCCTCATGTTCACACCGGCTCAGTACATCCAAGGTGATATTTGGGTTCCAGGCAAAGGTGTTCCGTACACTCCAGGCCTTTTGGCTGCAAACCCGGCAGCCGCAACCACAACCCCTAGCGGCTCAGATGCTCCAGGTTTCTCTTCCTTCGGAGATACAAGTGGGGCTGGCTCGATTTCTCCAACAGCTTCTCCATCAGCTTCCCCTGAAAGTTCAGTTAAGGTGGATTCAACGGAGAGCTCTGGCGCTGGCTCAATTTCTCCAGCAACTTCCCCTGAAAGTTCAATTATGGTGGCTTCAACGGAGCGCTCTGGCGCTGGCTACATTTCTCCAACAGCTTCTCCAGCAGCTTCCCCCGAAAGTTCAGTTATGATGTCTTCAACGGAAAGCTCTATTTCGATGGTATCACAGTCTACCTAA